GCTGGACAACAACCTCAAATTAAATGATTAAGAAAACTGTTGTACCATcactttaattataattatttttaacaaaatgATAGATGACCAAACAGAAATTCTAATGTTGTATTCATAATTGGAATTCAAAATCTTATGGAAAGAACTGCAGCGGTAATGACTTCCCATTTAAATTCTTTTGAAATGTTTCCAATTGATGAACTGTGCGAAATTCTGGCAAAATCTGTGCCATCTGCATTCAGTTTACACCAGCTTAGAGGAGGAGGTTGCCAAGCTTTCCAAATCTCCTTCCCCTGACGAGAAGAGCATCCTGGGATATCTAGTTGGTTATTATAAACTTGGTAGATCTCCTTAGCTCGATGTTGAAGAGAATCGACAACATCTTCCCCTCTAAAATCTTCATTAAGCAAGGATATAATTGCGCCTTTGCCATAATCCCAACGGGCCAGTCCAAAAGGGATTGACCAGCTAATGCTTAGGATTCTATACCGCAATAACCTTCTCTTGAACAGTTAATGGATAAATTAAAATTGTTCACTTAtcaacaaaattttaattaaatttatgtcCATATGTTCCGCAATTACTTTTCTGATAACATTTTCTATTTTTAGTCTCTTGTCTTTAACTACATGTAATTGATTGGAGCAAGAGTTAGTTAAAGGAAAAAATCCACGTAATTCCTCCAACCGTTGCCAACGGTTAATTATGCAGAGACATGTCCCTCGCCAATctttttattgaaaatttcactCTCTTTGCCACACCCGCTCTCTCCTCCTCTCCTGCAACAATGTATCCTTCAATCACTAATCACTTCCGAAAGGAGTCATCACCCTCACCACCATCTGCACCGCCATCACCAACCCCGACACCAATTTGTCCAACGGATCCCATGACAGCCACAGGCATTCCTGTAAATGTATCAAGCCAAATTAGTCCCACAGCCCCTGCTGTCACCAACAATTTTCAATTGCCAGTCGCTTGGTCCACTGGTCTCTGCGGTTGCTGCGAGGATGTTAGCAGTTGTGAGTGCTTATTCTGTATTGCATTTCTCTGTGTAATTCCTGTctcattatttaaaatattttgatattcttTCAGGTTGCTTGACGTGCTGGTGTCCCTGCATTACATTCGGACGAATTGCGGAGATGGTTGACAGAGGATCGACTGGTAATTAATTAAGTTTTTGGAAATGAATTAGACGATTACCTTTTCCCTTTGAGAAGACGAATTGATTGTTAATTCGGAATTAATTAATGTTGTATGGATGCAGCCTGtggagtgagtggagcactatacaCGTTGATACTGTGTTTGACGGGTTGCTCGTGTTTGTACTCATGCTTCTACCGATCAAAGTTGAGGGGCCAATATTTCTTGGAGGAAAGTCCTTGTTCCGATTGTTGTATCCATTTTTGCTGCGAGGAATGTGCCTTGTGTCAAGAGTATAGAGAGCTCAAGAACCGTGGCTTTGACATGTCCATAGGCAGTCCTCGAactcttaattaattattttttttcttttttgctgTAAAATTTGTGGGtttaattttctttgaatttttgatatagctTTTTGATGTTCGATTCGAATAGGGTGGCATGGGAACGTGGAAAGGCAAAAACGAGCGGCTGCAATGGCTCCTGCAATTGAGGGAGGAATGACGAGATAGAGCTCTGCTACATACTTTTATTTTTCTCCGCTGCTTAGCCAAACGAAGATGCTGTTaccatttttaaaatatttattcattttttacaatttctctttatttttatttaccatAATTAATAATGAATATCCATTCCTTAGTTATTGTATATGCACTTAGAATATAAACTTAAGATCAGATTATTCTCATTTATGTCTGGTTTATCACAGATTTAAAACATAAGATGTATAAGAAATTATTAGATGCATATGGTACATATATAATATCTCTCATAGTCATATTAGACTCACTCTCTATATTATAAAGAGAACACACTTTTCTGTAAGAAATGGAGcactattttttaatatttttgatgtATCTAATAATTAGCCAAGATGTATGATGAAATccttattaaatatatgagtttTATACGTTTGTGTATTGATCAAATCTGAGCAAGAGTCTCCTTTAGTTTAGTATCACTATTGAATGGAGGCATGGATATCAGAATTACTTTTGCACGATTTATGTTACTATGTACTACTGTTGATTGTTTTAAATTGGATTAAAAGGACCATTAACAAACTCCAAAATTATAAGCCATTCTCCTCGATAGCCTCAAAATTTTTGATTCATCTAATCAAATTAAGAACTAATTTTGGTGGACCATTCTAATTTTCGATCTGTACGTCCACTACTACTTCTTAATGCGAGTCAAATTGGGTATTAGTTATCCTAGTTACTACCACTTGattctgtcgacaccatattttgactgatcaccgaagtcaagggactttaaaatcgaCTTTATAAGCCGCTCTCAGCCGAAgtccttcgatcacaaatgacttttccgaACACATTGATTGCTCAACCATGAAATAAACCAATCTCacacttagttaattgttttccAATCTCTTATCAGATGGGTTTGAATCAATGACgggtctccggaccatccaatcttgcctccaatctctctttacaaatattgtggaaatTCATTTAGCTAATGTTAGGATTGGGTTTCTCACCTGCATGTCCCagatatttcttaaaataaagttaaggtttctgtcCGGTCTAATGATGATCCCGACCTCAAGAATTCAAATTaagtctttccaattctaatgttctaaagttttactcggtgtttggtcatggcttagtccgATGTCATACTTACGAGTGAtgtctttccgatctcttatacttaggttaatagttgctttaaagtttaatgttctaatacgttcaaacaatcaagtactcatacaattgggacgcttttcgatctcatcaagaaattgaacaaaagagaggacttcaattcatttcaaaataaaaatttacaagtcattcggcaggagggtctccAACAGCCTGCTCCCCAGATACATTATCAATTCTCTCATCCCTTCCCTCTCTCTCgggctcctcctcgctctcctcttcatctctaggagcaagatccaccatctaggagaagtcttcctcaggatagcgcttttcaagctcggccagaagattgccatgtgcattcacataagtGCCAGCTTCCCTTGTCACGGCCTCCTCTTCTTTCGCTCTGATCTCCTCAATGAGGCGAGCGACATCTGCAGTTTGGCAGGCCCGAGCTTCTTCTAGTTCATGCCCCAGTTCCGCTATCTTGTCCTCATAAGATTTTGTTCGACCCTCAATCTCGGTGATATAGTCTTGAGCAGACGAAAGTTGGGCTCGGGCGAAAGCGGCATCCTGGACTGCCTTCAAAATTTTCTGCCTCaggagatgagccttttccctgattatgtgttggttcaccaggctttctacgctcaagctcatcgtctgagctaAGAGATTATCAAGACTATCCGGGGTCAGCCTGTTCCGGTCATCCTGGAGGCATATGGTGGCacccagaactttggccaagcccgGATTCCCCCGAACTGAGCGATTCTTCTCgagagagtgaatgaggacctgggcaccacTAGAAAGGGTCCTTACAGTAGGTTGAGAAGATCCTCCCTCAATAATTGAGGAAACAGGCGGAGGTGGCAGTTCTTCCTGTCGAGGAGGGGAATAAGCGATCTCCATCTCTGGGATCGGTTGTTTCGAAGGATGGGAAGAAGAGCTCGGCACTTCTCCTGAATTTTGCCTTGGTGTCTGGGATGCCGCGGCGATCTTCATTTCTTGTACCTTCCTAGAGACCTCTCTTTTTCGCTTATGGCTCTCCTTTGCGCCTTCGCCTCCAGCCATTCCTGCACGAAAAaatagttagtgagatcacctaagtcaggaggctaaagatttaggttatatcGGTCCCGGGTCTGAGGTTAGAGAGCTGCAGTTCATAATCCTCATTGGCGATCATCTGCATTAGCCACCACCTCAGTTCAGCCATAACAGCGTATAAGcatgaatacttgtgagtggccgcctgatccttcaattcctctACCATGGCATTCTCGtccctatttagggtgatctTTTTTGGAACTGAGGGGACTAGGTACTGCCAACTGCGTGGAAACCCCTTGAAGccattcggaatcttgctcctcaatataaagaagtggttcttccaattcttcagtgaagaAGGAAGGTCGGTAAAAAACCTACAGTGCGGcttagcttggaagaaccagtactcgtcgtccttttgaTGAGTGAACCTATGCAACTCAACAAAAACCTtcgctgtaggctcgagcttcttggctcggcataagcctctaaaagccaTCAGAATCTGCCATGAGTTcagatgcacttgggctacacatACATGGTGAAACTCCAGAACGACCttaaagaagtcatcaaggggaatcgaagcccggcttttaattgctcttcatacaccataatCGCGTCATTTTCtttaaagaagtgatcggctcggagatcaccgtagcatctgataagctcgtaagAGTCAGTCTGAAagttgtactcttgactaatggactgTAGATCGGTTTCCTAGAAGAATGGCGATaactcatccatgggaagattttttcTCCCTGAGGAAGATGTCTGTCTTGATTGGGCTGCTTGACCGTGGGCTGAAGCAGAGGTTGTATGAGGTTCAAGTTGCCCACTCAGCTTGACCACTTCAACTTCGTCCGACATCCACGAGATATGGACAGAGGGTGGGCTcatagctctctgaccctcggcgccgctcattcttagaaaaaacaaaagaaattaactgagaaaaagaatcaaaatccttaccggaatgtgatcgatgccggaaaaacttgagaaaatgagagaaaatgctTGGATTGCTAGAGaggttctgaaaatgacataaggaaatgactgactcacctcacccctatttatacccgtctaagCATTAAATGCTTGCAAAGTCCCAAGTAACGCATTGGTTAGCGGAACCAGCCGCTTTCTTGACATGTCGCAAGAagattttagaaacaaaataaaaaattgaataaatgagatcggttagccAAGATCTTTGGATTGGAAAAACTTCCTAAATCATGGATCGGCTAATGGCAATTCGTTTAGGGATCAGATCGGACAtgcatatcagagatcggaaaaataactaataaaataaaaaaccttcaaataaaatttcatttcattttcaaaaaatCGGATTATATCATCTGGGCAATCTTAAGAGATCAGATTATATCATCTGGGCAATCTTTAAAGATTGGATTAcaccatttgggcgatctctaaagatcagcactacatcttacctaataatggcctatgtcaaagcctagtcttgtggctgactcaaaagatgtgtttgatcagaaagccagccacaggcattggatagatgtatagctcagatagggtgattatgactctcatgatagtgagcggagtcatcgtcgatgtcatcgactagaACCGAGCTACAGTTGAgacacccgatgtggtgaggggccaaatgaacttcaagaggcagtcaccgacattaagattgaaattagcagtcctcttatcCGAGATCGGTCCACTCACTACATCGGTAgatcgattcgagatcggcaggTTCATCACTTtcaatcttgatcggtaaattagtctagttctatcactgtcatcagataacgTCCTTGTGGTTCTTCGATCGTTGGGGTCATAAACTTTCAGGCAAAGGGCGAAGAAAACGgtcgggaaaagatcaaaagcagccatAATCAGAATTTTTTTTTACCAGAGAAGCTTGAATTGGAGAAAAAGAGCATTGAAAAAAATGAACGAAAAGTAAAGTGTGAAGGGGATTTCCTCgttggtgcatatatataggggctgggcatttattgcatacagaaaccgaagcggatgcatcaGTAACTAAAAAATTAATTACGTTGACCAAGACAAGTTAGAAGAGGAAGAAAGATCTAGAATGGGAGAAATCGGAAAATGAGAAGGGATCGAAAAATGAGAAGGGACTTGATactagagagatcggaaaaggagagggtcataatagggagatcggaagaaatagagatcggagagcACGGAGGGATTGAATAGCTTTCCaataactctcttcataatcagagccgagttagttaaagcgttgcaagggtgatcaaatcttcaccgcatgcCTCATTTGCATAAATGCCTACCTAGTtgacagacgccaaaacagttatggcagttcTGTACATTTTGATCTCCATCGATGATCACAATTGTAAGGAtggacccggagcccttggatcaaaaagcagaCGACAGGATCAGCGCTTTTTATTTCCAGCCTTCAGATCCAACGTGTAAGGTaagaccctgagccgttggattaagagaagaaaggacggatattctgaataaaatcctaaccctccattttgattctctttaattctaaggcatcggattgtgtccttttgaatctaaaccctccgtctcccctgatgagatcctgaccctccTTGATgatcacccgttccctataaatacctgcatgcaatattatagaagggacgggcaaaaaaaggcggtggtgattatagtggaaagactctgaaatttgattctgtcttgctacttttccattctgagcttttgagaaactttagaaaccagttttcttaagtatcttcattGAAGGAGTTCTGGATCCTGAAATTCTTCGTTTTTAGTgtctgttcattactctgtgaGACCATTTTTCCTTTTTCGTCCATTTTCATCTTTGCCGCCCTAACATCAGTATATTACTCTCCAAGCTTAACTGCATTCTGACCCGGTTCCCGTCGCTTTGACTCAACTGCATTCTGACCTGGTTCCCGTTACTCTGAAGTAAGCATTAGTCTTTCGGCCATCAGCTTTCAGCTCAGCAATATTTGAGGATTTTGGAGTCATTCCATCCGTCTCCTTAACTCcccacaggtaagcgtctaaactaTCATTTTGTCGAATACCCTTGTTTATTTTCTCTAGCTTTCTTTTGAAATATCTTTTATATCcagttgcattaaaatctcaaaatagattGTCTAGTCAAACAGCTATTTCCTATGtcttcatttatttttcatttccttCAAAGAGTAGATGTTCAATTCACAGGCAGCTTGTAAGTACTCAAAAGGACGTAAGCAGGAATGTTTCGAAGTGAGAATtttcaatcaaataaaaaatgACAAAAAGGATAGGTGTAACAATAGGTAGAATAgtaggtcaaacaaataagtaATGAGGTCGGGCTACGAAACGAGCCCAGGAGATAACATAATAGAGTGGGAACGGAGATAGGATCGGGCCTCGGACTAGtaactaaaagagatcggatattgcTAACCAAAGAGTTttgataaggcgatcacataggagattgGTGAGAAGTTCGGTCTTGTATTCACTCTCTAGTTATAAGGCTCTGTGGGTTAGGAGAAGCTCTACACCAGTTTCTTACGCCTCCACTCGGCCAGAATCTTTAGTTCAAAGTCCTCACAATATGCGATCCTAacgaatattttaagagatcgggggagagttcttacctgattctcattccaAATTTAAATgtgtggagatcagaggagagattttatccaagatccttcacttaaaacttcaaaccgaatactttaagagatcgggggagagttcttacccgattcttagtaaaaaattttaataggcgaagatcagaggagagttcttatctgaaatctcccacttaaactttaaatcaaatactctaagagatcgagggagagttatTACctaattctcaaccaaaatttttaataaaatatgtggagatcggaggagagttcttatctgagatccttcacttaaatttttaatgaacatactttaagagatcaggggagaagtTCTTACCCTATTCTCagctaaattttaataaaatatgtagagatcgaggaagagttcttacctgattctcaaccaaaattttaataaaatatgtggagatcggaggagagttcttatccgaaatccttCACTTAAAAACTCTAAAcgaaatacattaagagatcgggagaaagttcttacccgaattcttttAACTAAAGCCCGAATTAAGATATCATAATATACAAAGTAACCCCCAAACAAAGATCCCCTACCTGACGCCTACTCACTAAGGGTTATCTCATGCATTTATGTTCTTGGGCAgccctgaatagtgaaatatcaaacattcattttattcatataaatgattaacattgtcatcccaaccccctaattatcaattttaatttataaagagcataatattaaatctgcttaccctcattaagggacgaggtgaggtgcctaacacctttctcaCTCGTATaaggaccccgaacttagaatctctattgttgaagtggtttcctttttaaatttttattacaaatggttttctttaatttccctcaaaattaaagtggcgactcctcacttttcccacttcggtgagtgttcgtttaggcgaccgcaaaaacccttgtgacagcttggcgactccactggagaGTTTTCCttaaccctggtttagaggtccaaaagtagatttaattttgtgctcTTGTAAATTAAAATCGTAATTAGGGTGTTTAACTTACAAAATTTGAAAGTCTTAatgtgttaattattgttattctttcTAACCGTTTTGCTTATCTGGATTGTCTTATTTCCTACAACactcttcgtctaaaaaaaaaaaaagaggaaaaattcTCCTACacagggaagaggtaaatgtgtccctCCACACACTGaatacttacacaatgtcctcacacactttagccttatactcgggctttcttacccttttaagaaataggagggagtcatgtagcggtgccTGTGGGTTTTACCCTATTAGTATCCGTGAAAGCTTttgctcagattggaacttgttccatttaccgtgatacccgtggaattctcccgttagtatcatggtagtggaatggggctctactgtttacagtagagacgatttgggaacctgtggcttttagagaattagaccttgagctaaactatcacattagCTGAAGGCCGTACTACctcgtaagatagaactatccaattagatagtacttacccggtactaggactctcTCTATTTTAGGACATAAAGGGACATACTTACTTTTACCTTACTCtgtttgtatttttaaattttttttaacataagggtaat
Above is a genomic segment from Hevea brasiliensis isolate MT/VB/25A 57/8 chromosome 17, ASM3005281v1, whole genome shotgun sequence containing:
- the LOC110661440 gene encoding protein PLANT CADMIUM RESISTANCE 2, yielding MYPSITNHFRKESSPSPPSAPPSPTPTPICPTDPMTATGIPVNVSSQISPTAPAVTNNFQLPVAWSTGLCGCCEDVSSCCLTCWCPCITFGRIAEMVDRGSTACGVSGALYTLILCLTGCSCLYSCFYRSKLRGQYFLEESPCSDCCIHFCCEECALCQEYRELKNRGFDMSIGWHGNVERQKRAAAMAPAIEGGMTR